A single window of Magnetococcus marinus MC-1 DNA harbors:
- a CDS encoding uroporphyrinogen-III synthase, translated as MATPALHQRTILVTRPQPEADATALLILQAGGTPIITPMLNIAPAEDSQPLQQAIAAIHSFDGVLITSANAARAYLDALAAQAQPLSGTPPCFAVGPKTAELLRAGGATVCQPSSRFDGEALAEAINQWQGKGRHFLFPRAAIGRETLIDGLENDDHRVTMVAAYRALPAQQLSAQAHRYLREKRVDAALFFSSRTATTFFELLISQALEPAEMVLAALSPVTAERMASLGFAAHVIAPQATAESLLQALADHWNRPTL; from the coding sequence ATGGCAACACCTGCACTGCACCAGCGCACCATCCTGGTAACCCGCCCTCAACCCGAGGCAGATGCCACCGCCCTGTTGATTCTCCAAGCAGGGGGCACCCCCATCATCACCCCTATGCTGAATATCGCACCTGCCGAGGATAGCCAGCCTTTGCAGCAAGCCATAGCGGCCATCCACAGCTTTGATGGTGTACTCATCACCAGTGCCAATGCGGCCCGCGCCTATCTGGATGCCTTGGCCGCCCAAGCACAACCCCTCTCTGGCACCCCACCCTGTTTTGCCGTTGGCCCCAAGACGGCGGAACTGCTGCGGGCGGGCGGGGCAACGGTCTGTCAACCCAGCAGCCGCTTTGATGGCGAAGCCTTGGCCGAGGCGATTAATCAATGGCAGGGCAAGGGGCGCCATTTTCTCTTTCCCCGTGCCGCTATTGGTCGTGAAACGTTGATTGATGGGCTGGAAAACGACGACCACCGCGTCACCATGGTTGCCGCCTACCGGGCGCTACCGGCCCAACAGTTGAGTGCGCAAGCGCACCGCTACTTGCGTGAAAAACGGGTGGATGCGGCCCTGTTTTTTAGCAGCCGCACCGCAACCACCTTTTTTGAACTCTTGATCTCGCAAGCTTTGGAACCCGCAGAGATGGTGCTGGCCGCGCTAAGCCCAGTGACCGCTGAACGTATGGCCTCCCTTGGGTTTGCTGCCCATGTTATTGCCCCTCAGGCGACGGCAGAATCTCTACTCCAAGCCTTAGCCGACCACTGGAACCGCCCGACGCTTTAA
- the hemC gene encoding hydroxymethylbilane synthase: MSDPQLVRIGTRGSALAVWQAEWVKSQLQAHHPGIIVELELIKTKGDKILDVPLAKVGGKGLFVKELEEAMLDGRVDLAVHSMKDVPAEFPDGLMLGPILKREDPRDALLSIHYQSLAELPQGALIGSSSLRRQSQIKAKRPDLRLDWLRGNVGTRIQKLVEGQFDAIILAAAGVKRLGLTEHVVQYLEPEEMLPAVGQGAVGIEHRVDDARIATLLAPLYHKETHSCVTAERAFLAKLEGGCQVPIAGYATLHEDTLTLRGLVAEVEGGRVVQAQCQGPRADAYRMGQQLATQLLEAGGGAILQAVYNQDTLS, encoded by the coding sequence TTGAGTGACCCACAACTGGTTCGTATCGGTACCCGTGGTAGCGCCTTGGCGGTGTGGCAGGCTGAATGGGTAAAGTCCCAACTTCAAGCGCACCATCCCGGTATTATCGTGGAGCTGGAGCTTATCAAAACCAAAGGGGATAAAATTTTAGATGTCCCCCTTGCCAAAGTGGGTGGCAAAGGTCTGTTTGTTAAAGAACTGGAAGAGGCGATGCTTGATGGCCGCGTCGATCTGGCCGTCCACTCTATGAAAGATGTGCCCGCCGAATTTCCCGATGGCCTTATGCTAGGTCCCATCCTCAAGCGCGAGGACCCCCGCGATGCGCTACTCTCCATCCACTACCAGAGTTTGGCTGAACTGCCCCAGGGCGCTCTGATTGGTTCCTCTTCGCTGCGGCGCCAAAGCCAGATCAAGGCCAAACGTCCGGATCTGCGTCTGGATTGGTTACGGGGCAATGTGGGCACCCGCATACAAAAATTGGTAGAGGGGCAATTTGATGCCATTATCTTGGCGGCGGCCGGGGTAAAACGTCTGGGGCTGACCGAACACGTGGTGCAATATTTGGAACCTGAAGAGATGCTGCCTGCGGTGGGCCAAGGTGCGGTAGGCATCGAACATCGGGTGGACGATGCCCGCATCGCCACGCTGCTTGCCCCGCTCTACCATAAAGAGACCCATAGCTGTGTTACCGCAGAACGGGCCTTTTTGGCTAAGCTAGAGGGGGGCTGTCAAGTACCCATCGCCGGTTATGCCACCCTGCACGAAGATACCTTAACCCTACGGGGATTGGTCGCCGAGGTTGAGGGGGGCCGCGTGGTGCAAGCCCAGTGTCAGGGTCCCCGCGCCGATGCTTATCGCATGGGACAGCAATTGGCCACCCAACTGCTGGAGGCCGGTGGCGGTGCCATCCTACAAGCCGTATACAACCAGGACACCTTGTCTTAA
- a CDS encoding methyl-accepting chemotaxis protein, giving the protein MFKNVRIGMKLAIGFGIVIVLMLVLGGFAVHEMQNLADNTNKLYKHPYTVSTAALRVQGDMVRMHRSMKDVALAKRIEDIDKAKKQVDAYEQNVLQDFATLKEAYLGDLEDIDKLEERFNGWKTIRDEVIALMREGNREKAADITKHKGAEVVNELESGIKEIVDFATQKASAFAQGAAASSQRTITITVILLLVSVLFALAISWTITTLIVAPLKRALDVTHRIAKGDLSYDREITRTDEVGMLQRSLQETVVSLRQIFTEIQDRVGQLNGAAETLGGVANAMKSNATTMRKRVDEVASSAEEMSTNMDAISDQARRSDENMQTIAQASMQASTNMSTISAAAEEASTNLSTVAAAAEEATTSMEHVNSAAKRSTHSVESVTGEVQGVTDSLVEVRTQCKAASSESASASAITQGNAAVMNELAKSTREIGKVVKLINDIADQTNMLALNASIEAAGAGEAGKGFAVVANEVKELAGQTADATRSISQQIDEIQKKTLQATDSSQEISRIIERLNLSNEEILNAVDIQSSSIESISTSMNDVNRESMEVSRRVIESHEGMEEVTRNVSEINAGIVEVTRSVSEASTGIDQMAYNVQQATRGNAEISGNVAIAATSSKEIAHNMVEARKAAVGIADMSGTVNNHASSVSTIASELDAMMKRFKLA; this is encoded by the coding sequence ATGTTTAAAAATGTACGGATTGGCATGAAGTTGGCCATTGGCTTTGGCATCGTGATTGTCCTGATGCTTGTGTTGGGCGGATTTGCCGTGCACGAGATGCAAAATCTGGCGGATAATACCAATAAACTTTACAAACATCCCTATACCGTGAGCACCGCTGCCCTGCGGGTACAAGGGGATATGGTGCGTATGCACCGTAGTATGAAGGATGTCGCTCTGGCTAAGCGGATAGAGGATATCGACAAGGCCAAAAAACAGGTGGATGCCTATGAACAAAATGTTCTGCAAGACTTCGCCACCCTCAAAGAAGCCTATTTGGGCGACCTAGAAGATATTGATAAGCTCGAAGAGCGCTTTAATGGGTGGAAAACCATTCGGGATGAGGTCATTGCCCTCATGCGCGAAGGCAACCGCGAAAAAGCCGCCGATATTACTAAGCATAAAGGGGCTGAGGTGGTCAACGAGCTTGAGAGCGGCATCAAGGAGATTGTCGATTTTGCCACGCAAAAAGCCAGTGCCTTTGCCCAAGGGGCCGCCGCATCAAGCCAGCGCACCATTACCATTACGGTCATTTTGTTGCTTGTCTCGGTCCTCTTCGCGCTGGCTATCTCCTGGACCATCACCACGCTGATTGTTGCTCCCCTCAAACGGGCGCTGGATGTCACCCATCGCATAGCCAAGGGGGATTTAAGCTATGACCGCGAAATTACCCGCACCGATGAAGTGGGCATGCTGCAACGCTCGTTGCAAGAGACCGTGGTGAGTTTGCGCCAGATTTTTACCGAAATTCAGGATCGCGTCGGCCAACTCAATGGTGCCGCAGAGACCCTGGGCGGCGTGGCAAATGCCATGAAATCCAACGCCACCACCATGCGTAAACGGGTTGATGAAGTGGCATCCTCTGCCGAGGAGATGAGCACCAACATGGATGCCATCTCAGACCAAGCCAGACGTTCAGACGAGAATATGCAGACCATTGCCCAAGCCTCTATGCAGGCTTCGACCAACATGAGCACCATCTCCGCCGCCGCCGAAGAGGCCTCCACCAACCTAAGCACGGTGGCCGCCGCCGCAGAGGAGGCAACCACCAGCATGGAGCATGTAAACAGTGCCGCCAAACGCTCCACCCACAGTGTGGAGAGTGTGACCGGTGAAGTCCAAGGGGTGACCGATTCCCTGGTTGAAGTGCGCACCCAATGTAAAGCCGCCAGCAGTGAATCGGCCAGTGCCAGCGCCATTACCCAAGGCAACGCCGCCGTCATGAATGAGTTGGCTAAATCCACCCGTGAAATCGGCAAAGTGGTGAAGTTGATCAATGATATTGCCGACCAAACCAACATGCTGGCCCTAAACGCCTCTATTGAGGCCGCTGGAGCGGGTGAGGCAGGCAAGGGTTTTGCGGTGGTGGCCAACGAGGTTAAAGAGCTGGCGGGCCAAACCGCCGACGCGACCCGCTCCATCAGCCAACAGATTGATGAGATCCAGAAAAAAACCCTGCAAGCCACCGACTCCAGCCAAGAGATCTCACGCATTATTGAGCGGTTAAACCTCTCAAACGAAGAGATTTTAAATGCGGTGGATATCCAAAGCAGTTCCATTGAGTCCATCTCCACCTCCATGAATGACGTTAACCGTGAATCCATGGAAGTCAGCCGTCGCGTTATCGAGTCCCACGAAGGCATGGAGGAGGTCACCCGCAATGTGAGCGAGATTAATGCCGGCATTGTCGAAGTTACCCGCAGCGTGAGCGAAGCAAGCACCGGCATTGATCAAATGGCCTACAATGTCCAACAAGCCACGCGAGGCAACGCGGAGATCAGCGGCAATGTGGCCATCGCGGCCACCTCATCTAAAGAGATTGCCCATAATATGGTCGAAGCCCGCAAAGCGGCGGTGGGCATTGCCGACATGAGCGGCACGGTCAACAACCATGCCTCATCCGTCTCCACCATCGCCAGTGAACTGGACGCGATGATGAAGCGCTTTAAACTCGCATAA
- the tsaD gene encoding tRNA (adenosine(37)-N6)-threonylcarbamoyltransferase complex transferase subunit TsaD: MLRVLGIESSCDETAAAVVEGAEHGHPHGVVVRSNVVWSQLEVHALYGGVVPELASRAHIRHIQPVIEQALAEAGVRPQQLDAIAVTVAPGLVGALLVGVAAAQGLAVALDKPLVPVHHMEGHLMSPFLMAGVVPAMEFPFVALLVSGGHTLLLHARDFGDYQLLGQTRDDAVGEAFDKGARMLGLGYPGGPEVAALAQSGDRQAVAFPRVLLDRSQFDFSFSGLKTALRTHLLKFPPESGGPSLADVAASYQEAIVDTLVIKSLSACRHVGVSRLVIAGGVGANRRLREKLAKQALKQGVQLYAPPIHLCTDNGAMIASAGVCRLARGDQARGVVNAVPRLPIHELEKIYGR; encoded by the coding sequence ATGTTACGGGTTTTAGGCATAGAGAGCAGTTGCGACGAGACCGCCGCCGCTGTGGTGGAAGGGGCAGAACATGGTCACCCCCATGGGGTGGTGGTGCGCTCCAATGTGGTGTGGAGCCAGTTGGAGGTACACGCCCTCTACGGCGGGGTGGTGCCCGAACTGGCCAGCCGGGCCCACATACGCCATATACAGCCGGTGATTGAGCAGGCTTTGGCTGAGGCTGGGGTGCGACCCCAGCAGTTGGATGCCATTGCGGTTACGGTGGCTCCCGGGTTGGTGGGCGCACTGCTGGTGGGGGTAGCGGCGGCGCAGGGGTTGGCGGTGGCGCTGGATAAGCCGCTGGTGCCGGTACACCACATGGAAGGGCACCTGATGAGCCCTTTTCTCATGGCGGGCGTGGTACCTGCCATGGAGTTCCCCTTTGTGGCCTTACTGGTCTCCGGTGGGCACACCCTGTTGCTGCACGCCCGTGATTTTGGCGACTACCAGCTGCTGGGGCAGACCCGTGACGATGCGGTGGGGGAGGCGTTTGACAAGGGGGCGCGCATGCTGGGCTTGGGGTATCCCGGTGGTCCAGAGGTCGCCGCCTTGGCCCAGTCGGGGGATCGGCAGGCGGTGGCTTTTCCCCGTGTGTTGCTGGACCGCAGCCAATTTGATTTCTCCTTTTCTGGCCTAAAAACCGCCTTGCGTACCCATCTTCTTAAATTCCCGCCGGAGTCCGGTGGTCCCTCTTTGGCCGATGTGGCCGCCAGTTATCAAGAGGCCATTGTGGATACCCTGGTGATTAAATCCTTGAGCGCCTGCCGCCATGTGGGGGTGTCGCGTTTGGTGATTGCCGGTGGAGTAGGGGCCAATAGACGATTGCGGGAAAAATTGGCCAAACAAGCTCTTAAACAGGGTGTGCAACTCTACGCTCCCCCCATCCACCTGTGTACTGATAATGGCGCGATGATCGCCTCTGCCGGCGTGTGCCGCTTGGCCAGGGGGGATCAAGCGCGGGGGGTGGTGAATGCGGTGCCCCGGCTGCCGATTCATGAACTGGAGAAAATTTATGGCCGTTGA
- a CDS encoding NAD(P)H-dependent glycerol-3-phosphate dehydrogenase produces the protein MAVEYADNPSVAVIGAGSWGTALAALLAGKLPQVTLWAREPEVVEGINQGHHNPVYLADLDLPPNLVAHQDLAWVAANHDVLVMVVPTQFCRQVLAQLKPHVRPHVTFVSATKGVETANLALISEIFTQTFAAPIAQRTCYLSGPSFAREVIAGQPVAVAMAGADEAALAAMQALFFFPHFRTYSTSDVVGVELGGALKNIIAIAAGISDGLGYGAGARAALITRGLAEIARLGHIYGANPQTFAGLSGMGDLLMTASSTLSRNYTTGFRLGQGESLSHISGSSREVAEGVQTAASTWLLAQRHGVEMPITQAVHAILFEQVPPQQAVTQLLNRDMKREAV, from the coding sequence ATGGCCGTTGAGTATGCTGACAATCCTTCGGTGGCCGTTATTGGCGCGGGATCTTGGGGCACGGCGCTGGCGGCCCTGCTGGCGGGTAAGCTGCCCCAAGTAACCCTGTGGGCACGGGAACCCGAGGTGGTGGAGGGCATTAACCAGGGTCACCACAACCCGGTTTATCTGGCAGACCTGGATCTGCCGCCTAACCTGGTTGCCCATCAAGATCTAGCCTGGGTAGCGGCCAACCATGATGTGTTGGTCATGGTGGTGCCTACCCAATTTTGCCGTCAAGTGCTGGCTCAGCTCAAACCCCATGTGCGGCCCCATGTCACCTTTGTGTCGGCCACCAAAGGGGTGGAGACTGCCAATCTGGCCCTGATCTCGGAGATCTTTACCCAAACCTTTGCGGCCCCCATCGCCCAGCGTACCTGTTATCTCTCCGGCCCCTCCTTCGCCCGGGAGGTGATCGCCGGGCAGCCGGTGGCGGTGGCCATGGCCGGTGCCGATGAAGCGGCCTTGGCGGCTATGCAGGCGCTCTTTTTCTTCCCCCATTTTCGTACTTACAGCACCAGCGATGTGGTGGGGGTTGAACTGGGTGGGGCGTTGAAAAACATTATTGCCATTGCTGCGGGTATTAGTGATGGATTGGGGTATGGGGCTGGTGCGCGGGCGGCGTTGATCACCCGTGGTTTGGCCGAAATTGCCCGTTTGGGTCACATCTATGGGGCCAACCCCCAGACTTTTGCCGGATTGTCGGGTATGGGGGATCTGCTCATGACCGCCTCATCCACCCTGTCGCGCAACTATACCACCGGCTTTCGCTTGGGCCAGGGGGAGAGCCTAAGCCACATTAGCGGCAGCTCAAGAGAGGTGGCCGAAGGGGTGCAAACCGCCGCCAGTACTTGGCTGTTGGCCCAGCGCCATGGGGTGGAGATGCCCATTACCCAGGCGGTACATGCCATCTTATTTGAACAGGTACCCCCACAACAGGCGGTGACGCAACTGCTAAACCGGGATATGAAACGGGAGGCCGTCTAG
- a CDS encoding TylF/MycF/NovP-related O-methyltransferase: MKTNERGEGFLRNRQEATALDRLKELHLDLIPRLGENWNQHALVTLRRQSLSRILYYHWIYEKIVGKPGVICEFGVQWGSALTTLQSLRGIYEPYNHQRRIYGFDTFAGFVDVHAEDGSGHQKHDYATDQGYEQQLAEILQLHEQQSPLNHIQKTFLVKGDASQTITTWLNQNPASVIALAIFDMDVYKPTKDVLEQIKPRLFKGSVLVFDEFSCEAWPGETMAVNEVLGLANLRFEHFPHQPNCAIAVIE, encoded by the coding sequence ATGAAGACCAATGAACGTGGTGAGGGTTTTTTACGCAACCGCCAAGAGGCCACCGCTCTAGACCGTTTAAAAGAGCTCCATCTTGATCTCATTCCCCGGCTTGGGGAAAACTGGAACCAGCACGCCCTGGTCACACTCAGGCGGCAGAGTCTATCCCGCATTCTTTACTATCATTGGATTTACGAAAAGATTGTGGGCAAACCTGGGGTTATCTGTGAATTTGGGGTGCAATGGGGCTCGGCCCTAACCACCTTGCAAAGCCTGCGTGGCATCTATGAGCCCTACAATCATCAGCGCCGCATCTACGGCTTTGATACCTTTGCAGGCTTTGTGGATGTGCATGCCGAAGATGGCAGCGGCCACCAAAAACACGACTATGCCACCGATCAAGGCTATGAGCAGCAGTTGGCCGAGATTTTACAGCTCCACGAGCAGCAATCCCCCCTAAACCATATTCAAAAGACCTTTTTGGTTAAAGGGGATGCCTCGCAAACCATCACCACTTGGCTTAACCAAAACCCCGCCTCGGTGATCGCCCTCGCGATCTTTGATATGGATGTCTACAAACCCACCAAGGATGTGTTGGAGCAGATTAAACCGCGCCTCTTTAAGGGCTCTGTCTTGGTGTTTGATGAGTTTAGCTGCGAGGCTTGGCCCGGTGAGACCATGGCTGTCAATGAGGTCTTGGGGCTCGCTAACCTGCGTTTTGAGCACTTTCCCCATCAGCCCAACTGCGCCATTGCCGTCATCGAATGA
- a CDS encoding sigma-54-dependent transcriptional regulator has product MSHTILIVDDESAIRTSLRGILEDESYRVVEAASAEDALQLLAETPVSAIMLDIWMKGMDGIEALRCIKGMEGAQDVELPTHNREVPVIMMSGHGTIDTAVQATRLGAYDFLEKPLSLDRVLLLLDRAIREWGLRRENRALRARMDHADVLVGSSPAMQRLEAQIQRVAPTDGWVLINGEIGSGKEVVARRIHALSKRAQGPFIGVNSATIPDERIETALFGQGGNAKEDSRGLLEQGHQGTLFLDEISDMSLPAQARILRLLQEQRFERVGGGHIIQVDVRVIAATNRDLSQEMAQGRFREDLYYRLNVVPLDVPPLRERREDIPALVNHFLLSGMGSHDRTFTPEALALLQAYRWPGNVRELRNLVERLAIMAPQAQIGADDLPSFVAPQREKRQNCPEVGPIAQLLNTNLRDAREQFEILYLQAKLKANDGNISRTAEEVGMQRTAFHRKLKTLGITS; this is encoded by the coding sequence ATGAGCCATACCATTTTGATTGTTGATGACGAATCGGCCATCCGCACCTCCCTTCGGGGTATTTTGGAGGATGAGTCCTACAGGGTCGTGGAGGCCGCCAGCGCCGAGGACGCCCTACAACTGCTGGCGGAGACACCGGTCTCCGCCATCATGCTGGATATCTGGATGAAGGGCATGGATGGCATCGAGGCGCTGCGCTGCATCAAGGGCATGGAGGGTGCGCAAGATGTGGAGTTGCCCACCCACAACCGTGAGGTGCCGGTGATTATGATGTCCGGCCATGGCACCATCGACACAGCGGTGCAGGCCACCCGCCTAGGGGCTTACGATTTTCTGGAAAAGCCACTCTCCCTGGATCGGGTTTTACTGCTCTTGGATCGCGCCATACGTGAGTGGGGCTTGCGCCGTGAAAACCGCGCCTTACGTGCGCGCATGGATCATGCCGATGTGCTGGTCGGCAGCTCCCCCGCCATGCAGCGCTTAGAGGCGCAGATCCAGCGGGTGGCCCCTACCGATGGCTGGGTCTTGATCAATGGCGAGATAGGCTCCGGCAAAGAGGTGGTGGCCCGCCGCATTCACGCCCTCTCCAAACGGGCGCAGGGGCCCTTTATCGGGGTTAACTCGGCCACCATTCCCGACGAACGCATCGAGACCGCCCTGTTTGGTCAGGGGGGCAATGCCAAGGAGGATAGTCGGGGTCTGCTGGAACAAGGCCACCAAGGCACCCTGTTTTTGGATGAGATCAGCGACATGTCCCTACCTGCGCAAGCGCGCATTTTGCGTCTGTTGCAGGAGCAACGCTTTGAACGGGTTGGGGGTGGTCATATCATTCAGGTGGATGTCCGGGTGATTGCCGCCACCAACCGTGATCTTAGCCAAGAGATGGCCCAGGGGCGCTTTCGGGAAGATCTTTACTACCGCCTTAATGTGGTGCCCTTGGATGTGCCCCCCTTGCGGGAACGCCGCGAGGATATTCCAGCACTGGTTAACCATTTTCTGCTTTCGGGCATGGGCTCCCACGACCGCACCTTCACCCCAGAAGCGTTGGCGTTGCTACAGGCCTACCGTTGGCCGGGCAATGTGCGGGAGTTGCGCAATCTGGTGGAGCGGTTGGCGATTATGGCCCCACAGGCGCAGATTGGCGCCGACGATCTACCCAGCTTTGTCGCCCCCCAACGGGAGAAGCGTCAAAATTGCCCCGAGGTTGGCCCCATTGCCCAGCTACTCAACACCAATCTGCGGGATGCCCGGGAGCAGTTTGAAATTCTTTATTTGCAAGCCAAACTTAAAGCCAATGATGGCAACATCTCCCGCACGGCGGAGGAGGTCGGCATGCAACGCACCGCTTTTCACCGCAAGCTCAAGACCCTCGGCATTACCTCTTAA
- a CDS encoding sensor histidine kinase NtrY-like has product MSERRWKNAATPLSRWMLLVLLLGVVITSVVVGRGLYGSATVDGGGDYGAVFLILLYVNLFLVLALGFLVIRNLARLWLDRRRRMAGSQLRTRMVTLFVALSLFPTLVITLLSVELLNKGVDSWFSDQVSQALEKSLEVSRALYRENQRSVGHDAEDMVRNRIISSSFSLQGNEANMAALEIERQARQLDEIALIHSDGTHISRVGELPQEPTPDLTVIAPRSTRALMHTNDTGNIVRAYVRVGPDLFLVTGRYIDGQVLNHMETIESTYVDYNKLGASHGLLKGSHTITLILITLLLVLAAVWSGFRISETITEPITALVVGTRQVADGDLSVSLQVTGDDELATLMRSFNAMTQRLAENQQALQASNNLLEDRRRFMAAVVGNISSGVISVDHLGQISLMNPAAGSLLGIDPTNSVGHHFEKVMPEPVLAPLSSLLETALTLEAVGSENGMSELSVQIMMDVYNRPRTLLARLTLPDVGGPGFIVTFDDLTSVVHAQRSQAWSDVARRIAHEIKNPLTPIQLWAQRMRRRYLKPELADVTDWKVLDEGTQSIIQQVDELKVLVDEFSTFARLPRPDMKKDFLSDTLHEVLTLHDAEFKDLSIEVHLDESIPPFPFDRAQIKQVVTNLLTNAVAAMEDDRAQEISAAPSDTLVIRACVAENGRGVYVQVEDNGPGIPVGSRDRVFEPYFTTKQKGTGLGLAIVKKIIEDHGGRLWVKEAPNGGTLMEFMLPLAGPRQLPIPEHGGQEESVNAIPS; this is encoded by the coding sequence ATGAGCGAACGTCGTTGGAAAAACGCCGCCACCCCATTAAGCCGTTGGATGCTCCTGGTCCTGCTATTGGGGGTGGTCATCACCTCGGTGGTGGTGGGTCGCGGCCTCTACGGCAGTGCCACGGTGGATGGCGGAGGCGACTATGGCGCGGTCTTTTTGATCTTGCTGTATGTCAATCTATTTTTGGTGTTGGCCTTGGGCTTTTTGGTCATCCGCAACTTGGCCCGGCTGTGGTTAGACCGGCGGCGGCGGATGGCGGGCTCGCAGTTACGTACCCGCATGGTCACACTGTTTGTGGCGCTCTCCCTGTTTCCGACGCTGGTTATTACCCTATTGTCGGTGGAGTTGCTGAACAAAGGGGTGGATAGCTGGTTTTCGGATCAAGTCTCCCAAGCTTTAGAAAAATCGCTGGAGGTCTCCCGCGCACTCTACCGTGAAAATCAGCGCTCGGTTGGACATGATGCCGAGGATATGGTGCGTAACCGCATTATCAGCTCATCCTTTTCACTTCAGGGCAATGAGGCCAACATGGCCGCCCTAGAGATTGAACGGCAAGCCCGCCAGTTGGATGAAATTGCGCTGATTCATAGTGACGGCACCCATATTTCTCGGGTTGGCGAACTCCCCCAGGAGCCCACCCCCGATCTTACCGTCATCGCCCCCCGCTCCACCCGTGCGCTCATGCATACCAACGACACCGGTAACATCGTACGGGCCTATGTGCGGGTCGGGCCAGATCTGTTTTTGGTCACGGGCCGCTATATTGATGGTCAGGTGCTTAACCATATGGAGACCATTGAGTCCACCTATGTGGATTATAATAAATTGGGGGCCTCCCACGGATTATTGAAAGGCAGCCACACCATCACCCTCATTTTGATCACCCTGCTGCTGGTATTGGCGGCGGTGTGGTCAGGCTTTCGCATCTCCGAAACCATCACCGAGCCCATTACCGCCTTGGTGGTGGGAACGCGACAGGTGGCCGATGGGGATCTTTCGGTCTCTCTCCAAGTAACGGGGGATGATGAGTTAGCCACCCTTATGCGCTCGTTTAACGCCATGACCCAACGCTTGGCAGAGAACCAACAGGCTCTGCAAGCGAGTAATAATCTGCTGGAAGATCGTCGTCGTTTTATGGCGGCGGTGGTCGGTAACATCAGCTCTGGGGTGATTAGTGTGGACCACCTTGGGCAGATCAGCCTCATGAATCCAGCGGCGGGTTCTCTGCTAGGCATTGACCCCACCAACAGTGTGGGGCACCATTTTGAAAAGGTCATGCCTGAACCGGTGCTCGCCCCCCTTTCAAGCCTGCTGGAGACAGCCCTCACCCTAGAGGCGGTAGGCAGCGAGAACGGCATGAGTGAGCTTTCGGTGCAGATTATGATGGATGTTTACAACAGGCCGCGTACCCTGCTGGCACGGCTTACCCTGCCCGATGTCGGCGGACCGGGTTTTATTGTCACCTTTGACGATCTGACCTCCGTGGTACACGCCCAGCGCTCCCAAGCCTGGAGCGATGTTGCCCGGCGTATTGCCCATGAGATCAAAAATCCCCTCACCCCTATTCAGCTGTGGGCACAGCGCATGCGCCGCCGCTACCTAAAACCGGAGCTGGCCGATGTCACCGATTGGAAGGTGTTGGACGAGGGAACCCAATCCATCATTCAGCAGGTGGATGAGCTCAAGGTTTTGGTGGATGAGTTCTCCACCTTTGCCCGCTTGCCCCGCCCGGATATGAAAAAGGACTTCCTCTCCGACACCTTGCATGAGGTGTTGACCCTACACGATGCTGAGTTTAAAGATCTGAGTATCGAGGTGCATCTGGATGAGAGCATTCCGCCCTTTCCTTTTGATCGAGCCCAGATCAAACAGGTGGTCACCAACCTGCTCACCAATGCGGTGGCGGCTATGGAGGATGATCGGGCGCAAGAGATAAGCGCCGCGCCATCGGACACGCTTGTTATCCGTGCCTGTGTGGCAGAAAATGGACGCGGTGTCTATGTGCAAGTCGAGGATAATGGACCGGGCATTCCCGTTGGTAGCCGTGATCGGGTATTTGAGCCCTATTTTACCACCAAACAAAAGGGCACGGGCTTGGGGTTGGCCATTGTCAAAAAAATCATTGAGGACCATGGCGGTCGCCTGTGGGTCAAAGAGGCTCCCAATGGTGGCACCCTCATGGAGTTTATGCTGCCCCTTGCGGGTCCTCGGCAGTTGCCGATTCCTGAACATGGCGGCCAAGAAGAGAGTGTGAACGCGATACCATCATGA